One stretch of Vicia villosa cultivar HV-30 ecotype Madison, WI unplaced genomic scaffold, Vvil1.0 ctg.001170F_1_1_3, whole genome shotgun sequence DNA includes these proteins:
- the LOC131633737 gene encoding 3beta-hydroxysteroid-dehydrogenase/decarboxylase-like isoform X2 encodes MAADEAWCVVTGGRGFAARHLVEMLIRLNTYCIRIADLGPTIELEPSEQLGLLGQALHSGRAQYVSVDLRNKAQLLKAFEGVESVFHMAAPNSSINNYQLHYSVSVEGTKNVIEACVELKVKRLIYTSSPSVVFDGVNAVHNGNESLPYPPKHNDHYSATKAEGEALVIKANGTGGLLTCCIRPSSIFGPGDKLLVPSLVDAARAGKSKFIIGDGNNVYDFTYVENVAHGHICADRALASEGSVSEKAAGQAYFITNMEPIKFWEFMSLILEGLGYQRPRIKIPAFVVMPIAHLVELIYRLLGPYGMKVPQLTPSRIRLLSCTRSYDSSKAKDCLGYVPVVTLQEGLRMTIESYPHLRAENQVTSKREGPSKASVYLGSGRVADTLLWKDKKQTFTILLVLIAIYVNFIASENTFITALAKLLIYSSIGLFVHGIFPAKILGYTIEKMPPSWFHLSEDRSNRIALRVASSWNFAVSALKSIAEGNNSVLFFKVVFSMLILSFLGAFSLHNLYTIGLTLTFIAFYVYEKKEEDIDSIVIKTHTFGCKLKSDIIKKFLTSKKID; translated from the exons ATGGCGGCTGATGAGGCGTGGTGTGTGGTCACTGGAGGCCGCGGCTTTGCCGCACGACATTTAGTGGAAATGCTAATCCGATTAAACACCTACTGCATACGCATCGCCGATTTGGGACCCACCATTGAACTCGAACCCTCTGAACAATTAGGCCTTCTCGGTCAAGCTCTACACTCCGGTCGTGCTCAATACGTCTCCGTCGATCTTCGCAATAAGGCTCAACTCTTGAAAG CGTTTGAAGGAGTTGAATCTGTGTTTCACATGGCTGCTCCGAACTCTTCTATTAATAATTATCAGTTACATTATTCAGTTAGTGTTGAAG GAACAAAGAATGTTATTGAAGCGTGTGTGGAGTTAAAAGTGAAGAGACTCATTTATACTAGTTCTCCTAGTGTTGTTTTTGACGGTGTTAACGCAGTTCATAATGGAAATGAATCATTGCCTTATCCACCTAAG CATAACGATCATTACTCGGCAACTAAAGCGGAGGGTGAGGCGTTGGTTATTAAGGCTAACGGGACTGGTGGACTACTAACTTGCTGCATACGCCCTAGCAGTATTTTTGGACCTGGTGATAAACTCTTGGTACCGTCATTGGTTGATGCTGCCAGGGCGGGGAAATCCAAG TTCATTATTGGTGATGGCAATAATGTATATGATTTCACATATGTTGAAAATGTGGCGCACGGCCATATATGTGCTGATCGAGCTTTAGCTTCAGAGGGAAGCGTTTCCGAAAAAGCTGCAGGACAG GCATACTTCATCACAAATATGGAACCTATAAAGTTTTGGGAATTCATGTCTTTGATTTTGGAAGGTCTTGGATATCAAAG GCCAAGAATAAAGATCCCTGCATTTGTTGTCATGCCAATTGCACATTTGGTGGAGTTGATATATAGGCTTCTTGGCCCATATGGGATGAAGGTGCCTCAGCTAACCCCGTCAAGAATAAGGCTCTTATCTTGCACCAGATCTTACGATAGCTCAAAAGCAAAGGATTGCCTTGGCTATGTACCCGTTGTAACTCTACAG GAAGGCTTGCGGATGACAATTGAATCATACCCACATTTGAGGGCTGAAAATCAAGTTACGTCTAAAAGAGAAGGTCCTTCCAAAGCTTCTGTCTATCTTGGAAGTGGAAGAG TTGCGGACACTTTACTTTGGAAGGATAAAAAGCAAACTTTCACCATATTGTTAGTCTTGATAGCAATATATGTCAACTTCATTGCATCTGAGAATACCTTCATTACTGCTCTTGCAAAGCTTCTAATTTACTCATCGATCGGTTTATTCGTTCATGGCATTTTTCCTGCAAAAAT ATTGGGGTACACTATTGAGAAAATGCCCCCATCATGGTTTCACTTATCAGAAGATAGGTCAAATCGAATTGCTCTCAGAGTAGCCTCATCTTGGAATTTTGCTGTGAGTGCTTTAAAATCTATCGCAGAAGGGAATAATTCGGTGTTGTTCTTCAAG GTTGTTTTCTCTATGCTCATTCTTAGCTTCCTGGGAGCATTTTCACTTCATAACTTGTATACTATAG GACTTACCTTAACGTTTATAGCTTTCTACGTTTATGAAAAGAAGGAGGAAGACATTGACAGCATAGTCATAAAAACACATACTTTTGGGTGCAAGTTGAAATCTGATATCATCAAGAAGTTTCTTACTTCAAAGAAGATTGATTGA
- the LOC131633737 gene encoding 3beta-hydroxysteroid-dehydrogenase/decarboxylase-like isoform X1 — MAADEAWCVVTGGRGFAARHLVEMLIRLNTYCIRIADLGPTIELEPSEQLGLLGQALHSGRAQYVSVDLRNKAQLLKAFEGVESVFHMAAPNSSINNYQLHYSVSVEGTKNVIEACVELKVKRLIYTSSPSVVFDGVNAVHNGNESLPYPPKHNDHYSATKAEGEALVIKANGTGGLLTCCIRPSSIFGPGDKLLVPSLVDAARAGKSKFIIGDGNNVYDFTYVENVAHGHICADRALASEGSVSEKAAGQAYFITNMEPIKFWEFMSLILEGLGYQRPRIKIPAFVVMPIAHLVELIYRLLGPYGMKVPQLTPSRIRLLSCTRSYDSSKAKDCLGYVPVVTLQEGLRMTIESYPHLRAENQVTSKREGPSKASVYLGSGRVADTLLWKDKKQTFTILLVLIAIYVNFIASENTFITALAKLLIYSSIGLFVHGIFPAKILGYTIEKMPPSWFHLSEDRSNRIALRVASSWNFAVSALKSIAEGNNSVLFFKVVFSMLILSFLGAFSLHNLYTIGTLPFSVSCCLFYLNSQCLDENDTSLFLVLVSGLTLTFIAFYVYEKKEEDIDSIVIKTHTFGCKLKSDIIKKFLTSKKID; from the exons ATGGCGGCTGATGAGGCGTGGTGTGTGGTCACTGGAGGCCGCGGCTTTGCCGCACGACATTTAGTGGAAATGCTAATCCGATTAAACACCTACTGCATACGCATCGCCGATTTGGGACCCACCATTGAACTCGAACCCTCTGAACAATTAGGCCTTCTCGGTCAAGCTCTACACTCCGGTCGTGCTCAATACGTCTCCGTCGATCTTCGCAATAAGGCTCAACTCTTGAAAG CGTTTGAAGGAGTTGAATCTGTGTTTCACATGGCTGCTCCGAACTCTTCTATTAATAATTATCAGTTACATTATTCAGTTAGTGTTGAAG GAACAAAGAATGTTATTGAAGCGTGTGTGGAGTTAAAAGTGAAGAGACTCATTTATACTAGTTCTCCTAGTGTTGTTTTTGACGGTGTTAACGCAGTTCATAATGGAAATGAATCATTGCCTTATCCACCTAAG CATAACGATCATTACTCGGCAACTAAAGCGGAGGGTGAGGCGTTGGTTATTAAGGCTAACGGGACTGGTGGACTACTAACTTGCTGCATACGCCCTAGCAGTATTTTTGGACCTGGTGATAAACTCTTGGTACCGTCATTGGTTGATGCTGCCAGGGCGGGGAAATCCAAG TTCATTATTGGTGATGGCAATAATGTATATGATTTCACATATGTTGAAAATGTGGCGCACGGCCATATATGTGCTGATCGAGCTTTAGCTTCAGAGGGAAGCGTTTCCGAAAAAGCTGCAGGACAG GCATACTTCATCACAAATATGGAACCTATAAAGTTTTGGGAATTCATGTCTTTGATTTTGGAAGGTCTTGGATATCAAAG GCCAAGAATAAAGATCCCTGCATTTGTTGTCATGCCAATTGCACATTTGGTGGAGTTGATATATAGGCTTCTTGGCCCATATGGGATGAAGGTGCCTCAGCTAACCCCGTCAAGAATAAGGCTCTTATCTTGCACCAGATCTTACGATAGCTCAAAAGCAAAGGATTGCCTTGGCTATGTACCCGTTGTAACTCTACAG GAAGGCTTGCGGATGACAATTGAATCATACCCACATTTGAGGGCTGAAAATCAAGTTACGTCTAAAAGAGAAGGTCCTTCCAAAGCTTCTGTCTATCTTGGAAGTGGAAGAG TTGCGGACACTTTACTTTGGAAGGATAAAAAGCAAACTTTCACCATATTGTTAGTCTTGATAGCAATATATGTCAACTTCATTGCATCTGAGAATACCTTCATTACTGCTCTTGCAAAGCTTCTAATTTACTCATCGATCGGTTTATTCGTTCATGGCATTTTTCCTGCAAAAAT ATTGGGGTACACTATTGAGAAAATGCCCCCATCATGGTTTCACTTATCAGAAGATAGGTCAAATCGAATTGCTCTCAGAGTAGCCTCATCTTGGAATTTTGCTGTGAGTGCTTTAAAATCTATCGCAGAAGGGAATAATTCGGTGTTGTTCTTCAAG GTTGTTTTCTCTATGCTCATTCTTAGCTTCCTGGGAGCATTTTCACTTCATAACTTGTATACTATAGGTACTCTCCCCTTTTCTGTCTCATGCTGTTTGTTTTATTTGAATTCACAATGCTTGGATGAGAATGATACTAGTTTGTTTCTTGTCTTGGTTTCAGGACTTACCTTAACGTTTATAGCTTTCTACGTTTATGAAAAGAAGGAGGAAGACATTGACAGCATAGTCATAAAAACACATACTTTTGGGTGCAAGTTGAAATCTGATATCATCAAGAAGTTTCTTACTTCAAAGAAGATTGATTGA